A part of Prolixibacteraceae bacterium genomic DNA contains:
- a CDS encoding ribonucleoside-diphosphate reductase subunit alpha, with protein MMDVKIVRFSGEITDYEWCVWKDIILSNGYIDDETLYEIRSRLEQQLFNCISENQVLDILIRIIADTIDIDKPAMQYHASRLLLRIVMQEVHGGETPCTLKTLYSRNVSIGVYDNALMEMYDEASWEEINAYINHENNLSFTYAGLRQMVDKYLVQDRIHKTLYETPQEAFMLIGMFMFMKEKREIRKGLIFSFYDALSQFKVSLPTPIISGVRTPLRQFSSCCLIDVGDTTDSILASNSAVGYYTAQRAGIGLNFGRIRGKDAKIRDGSVVHTGLIPFMKIYESTTKSFTQNSIRGGGSTATVPFFHWEIEQFIRLKNNKGNEENRVRRMDFSIALHKVFRERVREDQMITLFSMEECAPLYQSMYGKDVDHFRDVYEAFEARLDIRKREVSARELYVAIIQERFETGRIYILNADHVNSHSSFSKPIYMSNLCQEITLPTSPIQSVDDTNGEIAMCILSNINLGKIDFIEELDDLTRLLVRFLDNLIDYQEYPLLSAARVTQKRRSLGIGISDLFHFLAKQGVEYDKKKARDLVHEYMERFQYGLIRSSMLLAKEKGMAEGFHETMYFSGVFPIDSYCRTVDQLHEEGLKCDWSKLREEVKRYGMRNTTLSAIPPAASSSIVSNSTAGVDPPRMHMTTKLSKHGPLVQLLPDIEKYYSSYSLAWGISNASYIKLIAVIQKFIDQSISTNMYYDLSLYENERVPIRELIEDELTAYKYGLKTLYYLNTHDGSGNEMEKVESSCSGGACEV; from the coding sequence AATGGTTATATAGATGATGAGACATTATATGAAATAAGATCTCGTTTAGAACAACAACTTTTTAATTGTATTTCGGAGAATCAAGTGCTAGATATTTTGATTCGTATCATAGCGGATACTATTGATATTGATAAACCGGCGATGCAATATCATGCTTCAAGATTACTATTGAGAATTGTGATGCAAGAAGTCCATGGTGGTGAAACTCCTTGTACATTGAAAACGCTCTACTCACGTAATGTTTCGATTGGGGTATATGATAATGCACTGATGGAAATGTATGATGAGGCTTCGTGGGAGGAGATTAATGCATATATTAATCATGAAAACAACCTGTCGTTTACCTATGCTGGGCTACGGCAAATGGTAGATAAATATCTGGTTCAAGATCGAATTCATAAAACACTTTATGAGACACCTCAAGAGGCTTTTATGCTTATTGGGATGTTCATGTTCATGAAAGAAAAGAGAGAAATAAGAAAAGGGCTAATTTTCTCTTTTTATGATGCCTTATCACAGTTTAAAGTCTCATTACCGACACCGATTATTTCAGGAGTAAGAACTCCATTACGTCAATTTAGTTCATGTTGTTTGATCGATGTTGGAGATACAACAGACTCTATTTTGGCTTCTAATAGTGCTGTAGGATATTATACTGCACAGCGTGCTGGTATTGGCCTTAACTTTGGACGGATTCGAGGAAAAGATGCTAAAATAAGAGATGGATCAGTGGTTCATACAGGGTTGATTCCATTTATGAAGATATATGAATCTACGACCAAAAGCTTTACTCAAAACTCTATCCGTGGAGGCGGATCTACAGCCACCGTTCCATTCTTTCATTGGGAAATAGAACAGTTTATTCGCTTAAAGAATAATAAAGGGAATGAGGAGAATAGGGTGAGGCGAATGGATTTCTCTATTGCATTACACAAAGTGTTTAGAGAGAGAGTTAGAGAAGATCAAATGATAACTCTATTTTCAATGGAAGAGTGTGCACCTCTTTATCAGTCGATGTATGGTAAAGATGTGGATCATTTTAGAGATGTATATGAAGCTTTTGAAGCTAGGTTGGACATTCGTAAAAGAGAGGTGTCTGCGAGGGAGTTGTATGTTGCGATAATACAAGAGCGTTTTGAGACAGGTCGGATATATATATTGAATGCAGATCATGTAAACAGTCATAGTTCTTTTTCGAAACCAATATATATGAGTAATCTTTGTCAAGAAATAACCCTTCCAACCTCCCCCATTCAGTCGGTTGATGATACGAACGGTGAGATTGCGATGTGTATCTTGAGTAATATCAATTTGGGCAAGATTGACTTTATAGAAGAACTAGATGACTTAACACGACTACTGGTAAGATTTCTTGATAATCTTATAGATTATCAAGAGTATCCATTGTTGTCAGCGGCTAGGGTGACTCAGAAAAGACGTAGCTTAGGAATTGGGATTTCTGATCTATTCCATTTCTTAGCAAAGCAAGGAGTGGAATATGATAAGAAAAAAGCAAGAGATCTTGTTCACGAATATATGGAGAGGTTTCAATATGGGTTGATTAGATCTTCTATGTTATTAGCCAAAGAGAAAGGGATGGCAGAAGGGTTTCATGAAACGATGTATTTCTCGGGAGTATTTCCAATAGATAGTTACTGTCGTACCGTGGATCAGCTGCATGAAGAGGGCTTGAAGTGTGATTGGAGTAAACTGAGGGAAGAGGTTAAAAGATATGGGATGCGTAATACGACTTTAAGTGCTATTCCACCAGCAGCATCTAGCTCGATAGTCTCTAATTCCACCGCAGGTGTAGACCCTCCGAGGATGCATATGACTACTAAATTAAGTAAGCATGGTCCTTTGGTACAGCTATTGCCTGATATTGAGAAATATTACTCTAGTTATTCCCTTGCTTGGGGAATCTCGAATGCTTCGTATATCAAACTTATTGCAGTAATTCAGAAGTTTATTGATCAAAGTATTAGTACCAACATGTATTATGATTTATCGTTGTATGAGAATGAAAGAGTGCCGATTAGAGAGTTAATAGAAGATGAGTTGACAGCCTATAAGTATGGATTAAAAACACTCTATTATTTAAATACTCATGACGGTTCTGGTAATGAAATGGAGAAGGTAGAGAGTTCTTGTTCTGGTGGAGCTTGTGAAGTATAA
- the nrdB gene encoding ribonucleotide-diphosphate reductase subunit beta translates to MEKNRIKCSLYDSESIDFTTTKMFFGEGRNLQRYDVQKYPYYDQITQRMMSYFWRPEEVSLLRDSSDFQKLTEHESFIFTENIKYQILLDSVQGRSPILTFGQVVTIPELEEAINVWGFFENIHSMSYSYIIKNLYDAPSEVFDEIMINEMIKVRAEDVTNYYNQFYESLALYHAESVDEGGLKVSDERLKRELYLALVSVNILEGIRFYVSFACSFSFAEHQKMEGNAKILKLIARDENEHLALTQRIIMDLREKEEEGFSDIVHSLDHEVYEMYRSAIAQEIEWAEHLFKGKTVIGLNKELLVQYMHYMADRRLHAIGLQPIYGETKNPLKWMKNWLRNDHVEVLPQETEISSYVVGGVDMNFKEVTFDFE, encoded by the coding sequence ATGGAGAAGAATAGAATAAAGTGTTCGCTTTATGATAGCGAATCGATTGATTTTACTACAACGAAGATGTTTTTTGGAGAGGGGCGTAATCTGCAGCGTTATGATGTACAGAAGTATCCTTATTATGACCAAATAACACAACGAATGATGAGTTACTTTTGGCGACCAGAAGAGGTTTCTCTACTACGCGATAGTAGTGATTTTCAGAAACTCACAGAACATGAATCATTTATATTTACGGAGAATATAAAGTACCAAATATTATTAGATAGCGTTCAAGGTCGTTCCCCTATACTTACTTTTGGTCAAGTCGTTACAATTCCTGAGTTAGAGGAGGCGATAAATGTTTGGGGCTTTTTCGAGAATATCCATTCGATGAGTTACTCTTATATAATTAAAAACTTATATGATGCTCCTTCTGAGGTGTTTGATGAGATCATGATAAATGAGATGATCAAGGTAAGAGCTGAGGATGTTACGAACTACTATAACCAGTTTTATGAATCACTGGCTCTTTATCATGCAGAGAGTGTCGATGAGGGGGGATTGAAGGTATCGGATGAGAGATTGAAGCGTGAGTTATACCTTGCATTAGTTTCGGTTAATATATTGGAAGGCATTCGATTCTATGTGTCTTTTGCTTGTTCTTTTTCTTTTGCTGAGCATCAGAAGATGGAAGGGAATGCTAAGATATTAAAGCTTATTGCTCGTGATGAAAATGAACATTTGGCATTAACGCAACGAATTATAATGGACTTAAGGGAGAAAGAAGAGGAAGGTTTTAGTGATATCGTTCATTCTCTTGATCATGAAGTATACGAAATGTATCGTAGTGCAATAGCGCAAGAAATTGAGTGGGCTGAACATCTTTTTAAAGGAAAGACTGTGATTGGTTTAAACAAAGAGCTCTTAGTTCAATATATGCATTATATGGCAGATCGTAGGTTGCATGCAATTGGTCTACAGCCTATCTATGGTGAGACAAAGAATCCGTTAAAATGGATGAAAAATTGGTTGCGCAATGATCATGTTGAGGTATTGCCTCAAGAGACAGAGATCTCTTCGTATGTTGTAGGAGGTGTGGACATGAACTTTAAAGAGGTAACTTTTGATTTTGAATAG